One stretch of Mustelus asterias chromosome 21, sMusAst1.hap1.1, whole genome shotgun sequence DNA includes these proteins:
- the smim12 gene encoding small integral membrane protein 12 translates to MWPLLWAALRTYAPYVTFPVAFVVGAVGYNLEWFIRGDQQQPVEEKSIFELREERKLAEITNKDCTKVLSLKDKLEFTPRAVLNRNRPDKASNS, encoded by the coding sequence ATGTGGCCTCTTTTGTGGGCTGCCCTGCGTACATATGCACCCTATGTAACTTTTCCCGTGGCCTTTGTCGTTGGGGCTGTGGGCTACAATTTAGAGTGGTTTATTCGTGGGGACCAACAGCAGCCAGTTGAAGAGAAAAGCATTTTTGAATTGCGCGAAGAGAGGAAGCTTGCTGAGATCACAAATAAAGATTGTACTAAAGTGCTCAGCCTAAAGGACAAACTGGAGTTCACGCCAAGGGCAGTGCTAAACAGGAATCGACCGGACAAGGCCAGTAATAGCTAG